The Mercenaria mercenaria strain notata chromosome 8, MADL_Memer_1, whole genome shotgun sequence genome has a segment encoding these proteins:
- the LOC123566697 gene encoding uncharacterized protein LOC123566697 isoform X1, whose amino-acid sequence MAHKRHLEKEEYRQWVKAGLGLGYLKEGLAPFCDNVAKQQHKDILDDIKQTKNLSTVTCGQCALKTLKPDHVKIGKKQCPLDHDKCNCCYTSGKNACPNNVCGAIYDNIIANHASTPPAPYWKNTQTQQWTGDPWSIAKCFINAPGYDQKTSAADIDCTGLLHVIINNKYFRNHIQCNLAGANIFSKVRQYRNEIFHSSTMELEKADANSSIDDMIAVLKDGKELINRKDAKDAVKKLEELKNDDFIITTENMKKVIQDMTEGLATKEDCDELKMKISALESLMSEQTEEMKRLKTDDSAQKEQSDYEKSKLDLQRRLIEHYREDILRMSALPQQQEGNLCDFKDVYVRPRMTIKSKEEINKKEEIADVKAMSDIFTKDGKRIRSIYVLGEAGSGKSSFCKSLVHYWCLAHSDEGQSIEDEFNGVKEMKKFKFLFYLPLRHYTDKTKIKEMLEEKYEHTALKKLLECESRNCLVVLDGLDEWASPASKCPPERGSLKEYTVLTTSRPWKIATLGISDNEIRQKIVLKGFDDETSLKGLIEKTVPILNKTFEKDRVSSDCEKALENKSVASLTYTAIMLQQLICLWFDDKLRSDTSRCALYTEMLELFFDWHKKNHPDDPLFTDLMKKSEDLKNVEFPRYLVDSEVCKSYSYIIQEASRLAYETVFNDTKETSLSFDSSTFERLKISKEVKSCCLKLGILSEDKCLSFSASRSRRSIIAFVHKSLQEYLAAVYIAIRFKEHIASSADSVNTDLSGHCGQLIKDVFSKCTTLDEILEQENVLVMLCGLEPQIALSVSKYIYGIVTTDKRILQQRRTIDNNYRHIYLMSTVQKCIFNCIEEMQACIQSNLNLGDIIVQSTSDYERLCKSFERQFISPDSVVEFIIHSFETNEYQNRVFNYLSKFQRLEAIHILTIDEINNEENIKSICDAIEGNTSSLKALSVVYYCFHSNMKHINRTIVRRLPDMSHLVALKMEGTRMPHKDVISLCTFLSGSSHLEQISIGIDCESDTDMFHEHPHEVDLFKHQQLQYLELIKYVTVTRVNTSNLEIFKGLSLKSTNCMKVFDNLSTANKLTKLHLHYIVLYR is encoded by the exons ATGGCACATAAACGCCATTTAGAGAAGGAAGAGTACAGACAATGGGTGAAAGCCGGTCTCGGCTTAGGATACTTAAAAGAAGGACTTGCGCCTTTTTGTGACAACGTCGCCAAACAACAGCATAAAGACATCTTAGATGACATAAAACAGACAAAGAATCTATCGACTGTGACATGCGGTCAGTGTGCTCTGAAAACCCTCAAACCAGACCATgtgaaaataggaaaaaaacaatGTCCCTTGGATCACGATAAATGTAACTGCTGCTATACGAGTGGTAAAAATGCTTGTCCAAACAACGTATGTGGCGCCATCTATGACAACATTATAGCTAACCATGCGTCCACACCACCAGCTCCTTATTGGAAAAACACCCAAACTCAGCAGTGGACTGGAGATCCGTGGAGTATAGCTAAATGTTTTATCAACGCCCCAGGATATGACCAGAAGACATCAGCAGCCGACATTGACTGCACGGGATTACTGCATGTGATTATAAACAACAAGTATTTTCGTAATCACATTCAGTGTAATTTAGCCGGAGCTAATATATTTTCAAAG GTGAGGCAGTACAGAAATGAGATATTCCACTCGAGCACCATGGAACTAGAAAAGGCAGATGCAAATAGTTCTATAGATGATATGATAGCTGTGCTGAAAGATGGTAAGGAATTGATTAACAGAAAAGATGCTAAGGACGCCGTAAAGAAACTTGAAGAG CTGAAGAATGACGATTTCATCATAACCACAGAAAATATGAagaaagttattcaagatatgaCAGAAGGTCTAGCGACTAAGGAAGATTGTGATGAgctcaaaatgaaaatatctgcACTGGAATCTCTCATGTCTGAACAAACTGAG GAGATGAAAAGACTCAAGACAGACGATTCTGCCCAAAAGGAACAGTCGGATTACGAAAAGTCCAAATTAG ACTTACAGAGAAGATTGATAGAGCATTACAGAGAAGATATACTACGCATGTCTGCACTTCCACAACAACAAGAGGGTAATCTGTGTGACTTTAAAGATGTGTACGTTAGACCAAGAATGACGATTAAatcaaaagaagaaataaataagAAAGAAGAGATTGCAGACGTTAAAGCAATGTCTGATATTTTTACTAAAGACGGTAAACGTATAAGGTCCATCTATGTTCTTGGAGAAGCTGGATCTGGTAAAAGTAGTTTCTGTAAAAGTTTGGTACATTACTGGTGTTTGGCACATTCTGATGAAGGACAAAGTATTGAAGATGAATTCAATGGGGTCAAGGAAATgaagaaattcaagtttttattttaccTTCCACTCCGTCATTATACAGATAAAACGAAGATCAAAGAAATGTTGGAGGAAAAGTACGAGCACACTGCTCTTAAGAAGCTTCTTGAATGCGAGTCTCGAAACTGTCTCGTTGTTCTTGATGGTCTTGATGAATGGGCTTCTCCAGCGTCAAAATGCCCTCCAGAGCGTGGCTCATTGAAGGAATATACCGTCCTAACTACGTCACGACCATGGAAAATTGCAACTTTAGGAATTAGCGATAATGAGATACGACAAAAAATTGTCCTTAAAGGGTTTGATGATGAAACATCTTTAAAGGGCTTGATTGAAAAGACGGTTCCAATATTAAACAAAACGTTTGAAAAAGACAGAGTTTCAAGCGATTGTGAAAAGGCGCTTGAAAACAAATCAGTGGCAAGTCTAACCTATACAGCGATTATGCTGCAACAGTTGATTTGCCTGTGGTTTGACGACAAACTTCGAAGTGATACCTCCAGATGTGCCCTGTACACTGAAATGCTGGAGCTGTTCTTTGATTGGCACAAGAAGAATCACCCCGATGACCCCCTATTCACAGACCTGATGAAGAAATCAGAAGACCTAAAAAATGTAGAATTTCCTCGATATTTGGTAGATTCTGAAGTATGTAAATCATATAGTTATATCATTCAGGAAGCATCACGGCTGGCTTATGAAACAGTCTTCAATGACACGAAAGAAACATCTTTGTCATTTGACAGTTCTACTTTCGAAcgactgaaaatatcaaaagaagTAAAATCATGTTGTTTGAAACTGGGAATCTTGTCTGAAGATAAATGTCTGAGTTTTTCTGCAAGTAGAAGTAGAAGGTCGATCATTGCATTTGTTCACAAGTCACTTCAAGAATATTTGGCTGCTGTATATATTGCTATCCGTTTCAAAGAACATATCGCGTCGTCCGCAGATTCAGTAAACACAGATTTATCTGGTCATTGTGGACAACTTATTAAAGACGTTTTCAGTAAGTGCACAACATTGGATGAAATCTTAGAACAAGAAAATGTATTAGTTATGTTATGTGGTCTAGAGCCTCAGATCGCTTTGTcagtttcaaagtatatatacggTATTGTTACAACGGACAAACGTATTCTGCAGCAGAGACGAACAATAGATAATAACTATAGACATATATATCTTATGTCAACTGTCCAGAAATGTATTTTTAACTGTATAGAAGAAATGCAAGCATGTATACAGTCCAACCTTAATCTAGGTGACATAATCGTTCAAAGTACGTCCGATTACGAGCGTTTATGTAAAAGTTTTGAAAGGCAATTTATTTCTCCTGACAGTGTCGTTGAGTTCATTATTCATTCCTTTGAAACGAACGAGTATCAAAACAGAGTATTTAATTATTTGTCCAAATTTCAGCGGCTTGAAGCAATTCATATTCTGACAATCGATGAGAttaataatgaagaaaatatcaaGTCTATCTGTGATGCAATTGAAGGTAATACTTCATCATTGAAAGCACTGTCTGTTGTATATTATTGTTTTCATAGTAATATGAAACATATTAATAGAACAATCGTCCGTCGTCTGCCTGATATGAGTCATCTTGTCGCATTAAAAATGGAAGGTACCAGAATGCCACATAAAGACGTTATCTCTCTATGCACTTTCTTATCAGGCAGCAGTCATCTTGAACAGATATCGATCGGAATAGACTGTGAGTCCGATACAGACATGTTCCATGAGCACCCGCATGAAGTAGATTTGTTCAAGCATCAACAATTACAGTACCTGGAATTGATTAAATATGTCACTGTGACTCGCGTGAACACTTCAAACCTAGAAATATTTAAAGGCTTATCATTGAAGAGCACAAACTGTATGAAAGTATTTGATAATCTTAGTACAGCTAACAAATTAACAAAACTTCACTTGCACTATATAGTATTGTACAGATAG
- the LOC123566697 gene encoding uncharacterized protein LOC123566697 isoform X2 translates to MAHKRHLEKEEYRQWVKAGLGLGYLKEGLAPFCDNVAKQQHKDILDDIKQTKNLSTVTCGQCALKTLKPDHVKIGKKQCPLDHDKCNCCYTSGKNACPNNVCGAIYDNIIANHASTPPAPYWKNTQTQQWTGDPWSIAKCFINAPGYDQKTSAADIDCTGLLHVIINNKYFRNHIQCNLAGANIFSKVRQYRNEIFHSSTMELEKADANSSIDDMIAVLKDGKELINRKDAKDAVKKLEEEMKRLKTDDSAQKEQSDYEKSKLDLQRRLIEHYREDILRMSALPQQQEGNLCDFKDVYVRPRMTIKSKEEINKKEEIADVKAMSDIFTKDGKRIRSIYVLGEAGSGKSSFCKSLVHYWCLAHSDEGQSIEDEFNGVKEMKKFKFLFYLPLRHYTDKTKIKEMLEEKYEHTALKKLLECESRNCLVVLDGLDEWASPASKCPPERGSLKEYTVLTTSRPWKIATLGISDNEIRQKIVLKGFDDETSLKGLIEKTVPILNKTFEKDRVSSDCEKALENKSVASLTYTAIMLQQLICLWFDDKLRSDTSRCALYTEMLELFFDWHKKNHPDDPLFTDLMKKSEDLKNVEFPRYLVDSEVCKSYSYIIQEASRLAYETVFNDTKETSLSFDSSTFERLKISKEVKSCCLKLGILSEDKCLSFSASRSRRSIIAFVHKSLQEYLAAVYIAIRFKEHIASSADSVNTDLSGHCGQLIKDVFSKCTTLDEILEQENVLVMLCGLEPQIALSVSKYIYGIVTTDKRILQQRRTIDNNYRHIYLMSTVQKCIFNCIEEMQACIQSNLNLGDIIVQSTSDYERLCKSFERQFISPDSVVEFIIHSFETNEYQNRVFNYLSKFQRLEAIHILTIDEINNEENIKSICDAIEGNTSSLKALSVVYYCFHSNMKHINRTIVRRLPDMSHLVALKMEGTRMPHKDVISLCTFLSGSSHLEQISIGIDCESDTDMFHEHPHEVDLFKHQQLQYLELIKYVTVTRVNTSNLEIFKGLSLKSTNCMKVFDNLSTANKLTKLHLHYIVLYR, encoded by the exons ATGGCACATAAACGCCATTTAGAGAAGGAAGAGTACAGACAATGGGTGAAAGCCGGTCTCGGCTTAGGATACTTAAAAGAAGGACTTGCGCCTTTTTGTGACAACGTCGCCAAACAACAGCATAAAGACATCTTAGATGACATAAAACAGACAAAGAATCTATCGACTGTGACATGCGGTCAGTGTGCTCTGAAAACCCTCAAACCAGACCATgtgaaaataggaaaaaaacaatGTCCCTTGGATCACGATAAATGTAACTGCTGCTATACGAGTGGTAAAAATGCTTGTCCAAACAACGTATGTGGCGCCATCTATGACAACATTATAGCTAACCATGCGTCCACACCACCAGCTCCTTATTGGAAAAACACCCAAACTCAGCAGTGGACTGGAGATCCGTGGAGTATAGCTAAATGTTTTATCAACGCCCCAGGATATGACCAGAAGACATCAGCAGCCGACATTGACTGCACGGGATTACTGCATGTGATTATAAACAACAAGTATTTTCGTAATCACATTCAGTGTAATTTAGCCGGAGCTAATATATTTTCAAAG GTGAGGCAGTACAGAAATGAGATATTCCACTCGAGCACCATGGAACTAGAAAAGGCAGATGCAAATAGTTCTATAGATGATATGATAGCTGTGCTGAAAGATGGTAAGGAATTGATTAACAGAAAAGATGCTAAGGACGCCGTAAAGAAACTTGAAGAG GAGATGAAAAGACTCAAGACAGACGATTCTGCCCAAAAGGAACAGTCGGATTACGAAAAGTCCAAATTAG ACTTACAGAGAAGATTGATAGAGCATTACAGAGAAGATATACTACGCATGTCTGCACTTCCACAACAACAAGAGGGTAATCTGTGTGACTTTAAAGATGTGTACGTTAGACCAAGAATGACGATTAAatcaaaagaagaaataaataagAAAGAAGAGATTGCAGACGTTAAAGCAATGTCTGATATTTTTACTAAAGACGGTAAACGTATAAGGTCCATCTATGTTCTTGGAGAAGCTGGATCTGGTAAAAGTAGTTTCTGTAAAAGTTTGGTACATTACTGGTGTTTGGCACATTCTGATGAAGGACAAAGTATTGAAGATGAATTCAATGGGGTCAAGGAAATgaagaaattcaagtttttattttaccTTCCACTCCGTCATTATACAGATAAAACGAAGATCAAAGAAATGTTGGAGGAAAAGTACGAGCACACTGCTCTTAAGAAGCTTCTTGAATGCGAGTCTCGAAACTGTCTCGTTGTTCTTGATGGTCTTGATGAATGGGCTTCTCCAGCGTCAAAATGCCCTCCAGAGCGTGGCTCATTGAAGGAATATACCGTCCTAACTACGTCACGACCATGGAAAATTGCAACTTTAGGAATTAGCGATAATGAGATACGACAAAAAATTGTCCTTAAAGGGTTTGATGATGAAACATCTTTAAAGGGCTTGATTGAAAAGACGGTTCCAATATTAAACAAAACGTTTGAAAAAGACAGAGTTTCAAGCGATTGTGAAAAGGCGCTTGAAAACAAATCAGTGGCAAGTCTAACCTATACAGCGATTATGCTGCAACAGTTGATTTGCCTGTGGTTTGACGACAAACTTCGAAGTGATACCTCCAGATGTGCCCTGTACACTGAAATGCTGGAGCTGTTCTTTGATTGGCACAAGAAGAATCACCCCGATGACCCCCTATTCACAGACCTGATGAAGAAATCAGAAGACCTAAAAAATGTAGAATTTCCTCGATATTTGGTAGATTCTGAAGTATGTAAATCATATAGTTATATCATTCAGGAAGCATCACGGCTGGCTTATGAAACAGTCTTCAATGACACGAAAGAAACATCTTTGTCATTTGACAGTTCTACTTTCGAAcgactgaaaatatcaaaagaagTAAAATCATGTTGTTTGAAACTGGGAATCTTGTCTGAAGATAAATGTCTGAGTTTTTCTGCAAGTAGAAGTAGAAGGTCGATCATTGCATTTGTTCACAAGTCACTTCAAGAATATTTGGCTGCTGTATATATTGCTATCCGTTTCAAAGAACATATCGCGTCGTCCGCAGATTCAGTAAACACAGATTTATCTGGTCATTGTGGACAACTTATTAAAGACGTTTTCAGTAAGTGCACAACATTGGATGAAATCTTAGAACAAGAAAATGTATTAGTTATGTTATGTGGTCTAGAGCCTCAGATCGCTTTGTcagtttcaaagtatatatacggTATTGTTACAACGGACAAACGTATTCTGCAGCAGAGACGAACAATAGATAATAACTATAGACATATATATCTTATGTCAACTGTCCAGAAATGTATTTTTAACTGTATAGAAGAAATGCAAGCATGTATACAGTCCAACCTTAATCTAGGTGACATAATCGTTCAAAGTACGTCCGATTACGAGCGTTTATGTAAAAGTTTTGAAAGGCAATTTATTTCTCCTGACAGTGTCGTTGAGTTCATTATTCATTCCTTTGAAACGAACGAGTATCAAAACAGAGTATTTAATTATTTGTCCAAATTTCAGCGGCTTGAAGCAATTCATATTCTGACAATCGATGAGAttaataatgaagaaaatatcaaGTCTATCTGTGATGCAATTGAAGGTAATACTTCATCATTGAAAGCACTGTCTGTTGTATATTATTGTTTTCATAGTAATATGAAACATATTAATAGAACAATCGTCCGTCGTCTGCCTGATATGAGTCATCTTGTCGCATTAAAAATGGAAGGTACCAGAATGCCACATAAAGACGTTATCTCTCTATGCACTTTCTTATCAGGCAGCAGTCATCTTGAACAGATATCGATCGGAATAGACTGTGAGTCCGATACAGACATGTTCCATGAGCACCCGCATGAAGTAGATTTGTTCAAGCATCAACAATTACAGTACCTGGAATTGATTAAATATGTCACTGTGACTCGCGTGAACACTTCAAACCTAGAAATATTTAAAGGCTTATCATTGAAGAGCACAAACTGTATGAAAGTATTTGATAATCTTAGTACAGCTAACAAATTAACAAAACTTCACTTGCACTATATAGTATTGTACAGATAG
- the LOC128558861 gene encoding putative nuclease HARBI1 has translation MKSVLAQRHQMRHWRSIAREFESKWNVPHACGAINRKHVAIKKPPRSGSLFYNYKGFFSIVLMGLVDANYRFLWVDVGGDGAMSDGQIFNESELKECLEDCFINLPGPDTLPHDDQNTPYFFLGDDAFALRTFKMKPYSRRQLTDEERIFNYRISRGRRVVENAFGILAMRWQVLEPCNKSQILFGS, from the coding sequence ATGAAGTCAGTCCTTGCCCAACGACATCAGATGAGACATTGGCGTTCTATAGCGAGAGAATTTGAGAGCAAATGGAACGTCCCACATGCCTGTGGCGCCATTAATCGGAAACACGTTGCAATTAAGAAGCCTCCACGTTCTGGGTCGCTTTTTTACAATTATAAAGGTTTCTTTTCTATTGTGCTCATGGGTCTTGTCGATGCCAATTACCGTTTCTTGTGGGTGGACGTTGGTGGAGATGGTGCCATGTCTGACGGGCAAATCTTCAATGAATCAGAGCTAAAAGAATGCCTTGAAGACTGTTTCATAAACTTACCTGGTCCTGATACCCTCCCCCACGATGACCAAAACACACCATATTTCTTTTTGGGGGATGATGCCTTCGCACTCAGAACTTTTAAGATGAAACCGTACTCCAGGCGACAGCTTACAGATGAAGAAAGGATTTTTAACTACCGCATATCAAGAGGACGCCGGGTTGTTGAGAATGCATTTGGCATCTTGGCCATGAGATGGCAAGTTCTCGAACCATGCAACAAAAGCCAGATACTGTTCGGGTCATAG